The following coding sequences lie in one Erwinia amylovora genomic window:
- a CDS encoding TerC family protein, translated as MNTVGTPLLWGSFAVVVVIMLAIDLLLQGRRGAHTMSMKQAAVWSLVWVTLSLLFNAAFWWYLTGTVGREVADTQALAFLTGYLIEKALAVDNVFVWLMLFGYFAVPAALQRRVLIYGVLGAIVLRTIMIFAGSWLVTQFSWLLYLFGAFLLFTGIKMALSNEDDSDIGDKPLVRWLRGRLRMTDKIEGEHFFVRRNGLLFATPLLLVLIMVELSDVIFAVDSIPAIFAVTTDPFIVLTSNLFAILGLRAMYFLLANVAERFSMLKYGLSLILVFIGVKMLIVDFYHIPIAISLGIVGGILALTLLINVWVNYRRDRKAARAETTR; from the coding sequence ATGAATACTGTTGGTACGCCACTACTTTGGGGCAGCTTCGCTGTCGTTGTCGTTATTATGCTGGCGATTGACCTGCTGTTACAGGGGCGTCGCGGTGCGCACACCATGAGCATGAAGCAGGCCGCGGTCTGGTCCCTGGTATGGGTGACGCTCTCTCTGTTATTCAATGCCGCCTTCTGGTGGTATCTCACCGGCACCGTCGGGCGCGAAGTCGCCGATACTCAGGCGCTGGCATTCCTCACCGGTTATTTAATCGAAAAAGCGTTGGCGGTCGACAACGTGTTCGTCTGGCTGATGCTGTTTGGTTACTTTGCCGTGCCGGCTGCATTGCAGCGCCGGGTACTGATTTACGGCGTGCTGGGCGCGATTGTGTTGCGTACCATCATGATCTTCGCCGGAAGCTGGCTGGTCACCCAGTTTAGCTGGTTGCTGTACCTGTTCGGCGCGTTCCTGCTGTTTACCGGGATCAAAATGGCGCTGTCGAATGAGGATGATAGCGACATCGGCGATAAACCGCTGGTGCGCTGGCTACGTGGCCGACTGCGTATGACCGATAAAATCGAAGGCGAGCACTTCTTCGTGCGTCGAAACGGCCTGCTGTTTGCCACTCCGCTGCTGCTGGTACTGATTATGGTGGAGTTGAGCGATGTGATCTTCGCAGTCGACAGCATTCCGGCGATCTTCGCCGTGACCACCGACCCGTTTATCGTACTGACCTCTAACCTGTTTGCCATCCTCGGCCTGCGCGCTATGTACTTCCTGCTGGCGAATGTGGCAGAGCGTTTTTCAATGCTGAAGTATGGCCTGTCGTTGATTCTGGTGTTTATCGGGGTAAAAATGTTGATTGTCGATTTTTACCATATCCCAATTGCCATATCGCTTGGCATCGTCGGGGGTATTCTGGCGCTGACGCTGTTAATTAACGTCTGGGTCAACTACCGCCGCGATCGCAAGGCCGCCCGAGCCGAAACCACGCGTTAA
- a CDS encoding M48 family metallopeptidase, giving the protein MSSLIYLQGYPESLLSQVRTLIEQQRLKKVVSQRYPAMHSITSDKALYDYALNLKNQALRNAPPLNKVIYDSKIKVMKHALGLHTAISRVQGGKLKAKAEIRVATIFKQAPEAFLRMIVVHELAHIKEKDHNKAFYQLCCHMEPQYHQLEFDTRLWLTAQALEGRAG; this is encoded by the coding sequence ATGTCATCGCTTATTTACCTGCAAGGTTACCCTGAATCGCTGCTGTCTCAGGTGCGCACCCTGATTGAACAGCAGCGGCTGAAAAAAGTTGTCAGCCAGCGTTACCCCGCGATGCACAGTATCACCAGCGACAAAGCGCTGTACGACTACGCGCTGAATTTAAAAAATCAGGCGCTACGCAATGCACCACCGCTGAACAAAGTCATCTACGACAGCAAAATTAAAGTGATGAAGCACGCGTTGGGGCTGCATACGGCGATATCACGCGTTCAGGGCGGCAAACTCAAAGCTAAAGCTGAAATCCGCGTCGCAACCATCTTTAAGCAGGCCCCGGAGGCATTTCTGCGTATGATCGTAGTACATGAACTGGCGCACATTAAAGAGAAGGATCACAACAAAGCGTTTTACCAGCTGTGCTGCCATATGGAGCCACAATACCATCAGCTCGAGTTCGATACCCGACTGTGGCTTACGGCACAGGCGCTGGAGGGGCGTGCAGGCTAA
- the sstT gene encoding serine/threonine transporter SstT, translated as MSKENNGLIQRLTHGSLVTQIMVGLLAGVAFAWISKSNAQAVGLLGELFVNALKAVAPLLVLVLVISSIANHQQGQKTNIRPIVMLYLLSTFFAAAVAVAASHLLPQNLTLQTASSEIVPPSGIIEVLRGLLMSMVTNPVEALMKANYIGILVWAIGLGFAFRHSSDSTRAFLNDASDAVTRLVRIVIRIAPVGIFGLVASILASTGFNALWQYASLLGLLLGCMLLMALVCNPLLVWWQIRRNPYPLVFTCLRESGVTAFFTRSSAANIPVNMALAKKLGLDEDTYTVSIPIGANISMAGASITITVLTLAAVHTLGIHIDVGTAILLSLVASVCACGASGVAGGSLLLIPVACNMFGIPNEVAMQVVAVGFIIGVLQDSAETALNSSADILFTAAACMAEERRLEQNA; from the coding sequence ATGAGTAAAGAAAACAACGGGCTGATACAGCGCCTGACGCACGGCAGCCTGGTAACACAAATTATGGTTGGGCTGCTGGCTGGCGTTGCTTTCGCCTGGATATCGAAAAGCAATGCGCAGGCGGTCGGCCTGCTTGGCGAGCTGTTCGTCAATGCCTTAAAAGCGGTCGCGCCGTTGCTGGTACTGGTTCTGGTTATCTCCTCCATTGCCAATCATCAGCAGGGTCAGAAAACCAATATTCGCCCGATTGTCATGCTCTATCTGCTGAGCACCTTTTTTGCCGCGGCGGTGGCGGTGGCGGCCAGCCACCTGCTACCGCAAAACCTGACGCTGCAAACCGCCAGTAGCGAGATCGTGCCGCCTTCCGGCATTATCGAAGTACTGCGTGGCCTGCTGATGAGCATGGTCACTAACCCGGTAGAAGCGCTGATGAAGGCCAACTACATCGGCATCCTGGTCTGGGCAATTGGGCTGGGCTTCGCTTTCCGCCATAGCAGCGACAGTACCCGCGCCTTTCTTAACGACGCCTCCGATGCGGTTACCCGCCTGGTGCGTATTGTGATCCGCATTGCGCCTGTCGGCATCTTTGGGCTGGTCGCTTCTATTCTTGCCTCAACCGGATTTAACGCGCTGTGGCAATATGCCAGCCTGCTCGGCCTGCTGCTTGGCTGTATGCTGCTTATGGCGCTGGTATGTAACCCGCTGCTGGTGTGGTGGCAAATTCGCCGTAACCCGTACCCGCTGGTATTTACCTGCCTGCGTGAAAGTGGCGTCACCGCCTTCTTTACCCGCAGCTCCGCCGCCAATATCCCGGTAAATATGGCGCTGGCGAAGAAGCTGGGTCTTGACGAGGACACCTATACGGTATCGATACCGATTGGAGCCAACATCAGTATGGCCGGAGCATCGATTACCATTACCGTGCTGACGCTGGCGGCGGTACATACATTAGGCATCCATATTGATGTCGGCACCGCTATCCTGCTAAGCCTGGTGGCATCGGTTTGTGCCTGCGGCGCATCCGGCGTGGCGGGCGGTTCACTGCTGCTAATCCCGGTGGCCTGTAATATGTTTGGGATCCCAAATGAAGTGGCGATGCAGGTGGTGGCGGTAGGCTTTATTATCGGCGTCCTGCAGGATTCAGCAGAAACCGCGCTAAATTCATCGGCGGATATTTTGTTTACCGCCGCAGCCTGTATGGCGGAAGAACGCAGACTGGAGCAAAATGCCTGA
- the rlmG gene encoding 23S rRNA (guanine(1835)-N(2))-methyltransferase RlmG, with translation MSQLELSNRMLTLHRFPQMREESPLQAWDAADEYLLNQLGDAPVNGPTLIFNDTFGALACALAGEDVWSISDSWLNQQATRQNLALNQLDEGDVRLLDSLAPLPAAPARVLIKVPKTLALLEHQLRALRAVVTPETQIIGAGKAKEIHTSTLQLFEKVLGPTTTSLARKKARLIYASFSKPELQHSEVITRWPLDGTPWQIHNHANVFARGSLDIGARFFMQHLPENIDGEIIDLGCGNGVIGLIALQQNPLAQIHFLDESYMAVASSRLNVGLNCPDDLARCEFRVNNALAGYPSDRLHAVLCNPPFHQQNAVTDHIAWQMFRDARRCLQYGGELRIVGNRHLDYYHKMKKLFGNCTTVATQQKFVVLRSVKMP, from the coding sequence ATGAGCCAACTTGAACTGAGCAACCGCATGCTGACGCTGCATCGCTTTCCCCAAATGCGCGAAGAAAGCCCGTTGCAGGCGTGGGATGCGGCCGATGAATACCTGCTTAACCAGCTGGGGGATGCCCCGGTCAACGGCCCGACGCTCATCTTCAATGATACCTTCGGCGCGCTGGCGTGCGCGCTGGCGGGGGAGGACGTCTGGAGCATCAGCGACTCCTGGTTGAACCAGCAGGCTACCCGGCAGAATCTGGCGCTGAATCAGCTCGACGAGGGCGACGTGCGGCTACTTGATAGCCTGGCTCCTCTGCCCGCGGCGCCGGCGCGGGTGCTGATAAAAGTGCCAAAAACTCTCGCACTACTTGAACATCAGCTGCGTGCGCTGCGCGCAGTAGTCACGCCAGAAACGCAAATCATCGGCGCCGGTAAAGCGAAAGAGATCCACACCTCGACCCTGCAGCTGTTTGAAAAAGTGCTTGGCCCGACCACCACCTCGCTGGCCCGGAAAAAGGCGCGCCTGATCTACGCCTCGTTCAGCAAACCCGAACTGCAACACAGCGAGGTGATAACCCGCTGGCCGCTGGACGGTACGCCCTGGCAAATTCACAATCACGCCAACGTGTTTGCTCGCGGCAGCCTGGATATCGGTGCGCGTTTCTTTATGCAGCATCTGCCGGAAAATATCGACGGCGAAATCATCGATCTCGGCTGCGGCAACGGCGTGATTGGTTTAATTGCCCTGCAACAGAATCCGCTGGCGCAGATCCACTTCCTTGATGAATCCTATATGGCGGTCGCATCCAGCCGTCTGAACGTCGGGCTAAATTGCCCCGACGATCTGGCACGCTGCGAGTTCCGGGTGAACAATGCGCTGGCCGGCTATCCCTCGGACCGCCTGCATGCGGTGCTGTGCAATCCGCCCTTTCACCAGCAGAACGCGGTCACCGATCATATCGCCTGGCAGATGTTCCGCGATGCCCGCCGCTGCCTGCAGTACGGTGGCGAGCTGCGTATCGTCGGTAATCGTCATCTCGACTACTACCACAAAATGAAGAAGCTGTTTGGGAACTGCACCACTGTGGCGACGCAGCAGAAGTTTGTGGTGCTGCGTTCGGTGAAAATGCCTTAG
- a CDS encoding type I toxin-antitoxin system Hok family toxin codes for MCVTLLIFTYLTRKSLCEIRYKDGYREVAAFMAYESGK; via the coding sequence GTGTGTGTCACGCTTTTAATATTCACATATCTGACACGAAAATCGCTCTGCGAAATTCGCTATAAGGATGGTTACAGGGAGGTGGCCGCTTTCATGGCTTACGAATCCGGCAAGTAG
- a CDS encoding MFS transporter, which translates to MFVTEKDAIPLINKPIAATRKAFFIAGFSLASWAPLIPLTKERLQVDNGMMGVILLAFGLGSLVMMPLSGMLAARFGCRRVFTLALLLVLVTLPALVTLDSIVPLALALFCFGAGIGAMDVVVNIHAVITEKYAQRPIMSGFHALFSLGGIAGAAVVSALLSWEVPPLKVVAIVMALLASIMLFAWSGLMDEAERRKTPFFVLPKGAVLLLGLLCCVAYMMEGSMLDWSGILLISQHSIDLRQAGLGYTLFAITMTSGRLLGDKAVEKLGAKKIFIGSAMLATAGFIVLIVSHTLFITALAFLLIGLGVANIAPMLFTASGQQKDMPDALAVAAVYTLGYSGILVGPALIGFVAHLSSLIGAFVFVSLLSIILLIVSGRVRLTAQGQ; encoded by the coding sequence ATGTTTGTGACTGAAAAAGATGCCATTCCCCTTATCAACAAACCGATTGCCGCCACGCGCAAAGCCTTTTTCATCGCCGGTTTTTCTCTGGCAAGCTGGGCTCCGCTTATCCCGCTAACGAAAGAGCGCCTGCAGGTGGATAATGGCATGATGGGGGTGATCCTGTTAGCTTTTGGCCTGGGATCGCTGGTCATGATGCCTTTATCCGGGATGTTGGCTGCCCGCTTCGGCTGTCGCCGCGTTTTTACGCTGGCGCTGCTGTTGGTGTTAGTTACGCTGCCGGCGTTAGTGACATTGGATAGTATTGTGCCGCTGGCGCTGGCGCTTTTTTGCTTTGGTGCCGGAATCGGTGCCATGGATGTTGTGGTCAATATTCATGCCGTGATCACCGAGAAATATGCGCAAAGACCGATAATGTCCGGATTTCATGCACTTTTCAGCCTGGGGGGCATTGCCGGTGCTGCCGTCGTCAGCGCACTGCTGTCCTGGGAAGTGCCACCGCTCAAGGTCGTGGCGATCGTCATGGCGCTGTTGGCATCGATCATGCTGTTTGCCTGGTCTGGCCTGATGGATGAGGCGGAACGCCGCAAGACGCCTTTTTTTGTGTTGCCAAAGGGAGCCGTACTTCTGCTGGGACTGCTGTGCTGCGTCGCCTATATGATGGAAGGTTCCATGCTGGACTGGAGCGGGATCCTGCTTATCAGTCAGCATAGCATCGATCTTCGCCAGGCCGGGCTGGGATACACGCTCTTCGCTATCACCATGACTTCAGGGCGTTTGCTGGGTGACAAGGCGGTTGAAAAACTGGGGGCGAAGAAGATCTTTATTGGCAGTGCGATGCTGGCCACCGCGGGATTTATCGTGCTTATTGTCAGTCATACGCTGTTCATCACCGCGTTGGCATTTCTGTTGATTGGTCTTGGCGTTGCCAACATTGCACCGATGCTGTTTACTGCTTCAGGGCAGCAAAAGGATATGCCGGATGCGCTAGCGGTTGCTGCGGTTTATACCCTCGGCTATTCAGGAATATTAGTCGGCCCCGCACTTATTGGCTTCGTTGCTCATCTTTCCTCTTTGATTGGCGCATTTGTTTTTGTCAGTCTGCTTTCAATCATTCTGCTCATTGTTTCAGGCAGGGTCAGATTAACGGCTCAGGGACAATAA
- a CDS encoding chloride channel protein, with translation MSSHSGHALNWTRILVAIPVGLVASLVTLAFREAIALLNGLLFGGQADITEAIRVYPWYCWPLIVGVGGLIAGFFLRYATAIEQKQTLRTDYLDVINARLDAVPARTSLFRGLSSLASISSGASIGREGPMVQLSALSGSLMGRWLFKKLALKNSDVVAMAAAAGLSSVYHAPLASAIFVAEIAFGIAAMQRLIPLIISSGVAVLTMWSLGHGSAIYPFSHGQFELTPGNMALTIAIGLLAGLLGWGMTALISHSKRLFAPLRCLPLRLGLGGLLVGGLAVGSSQILGNGYEVIVRIMAGGFLLPMLLTLLLLKMLATAISVGSGAVGGLFTPALLIGALMGSVVALLAVKAGLPVSNVAVFAAIGMGALLAAVSQAPLMAMLMVLEMTLNSSLLFPAMIASVLASMTVYRLHSGSTYAVVSSHFSRSDAKFDFDNGVVSQFIVSGAALTPQDSVGKALAVSSLKRERFVYVIDDQGQFLGAVSIHDISHKVLDKEIALTSPVSCVMDAHFPIIYAGQTIREGWEAFAQVTLERLPVLNNAQEKKYLGALTKTSLIQQAQDFI, from the coding sequence ATGAGCTCACACAGCGGACATGCACTAAACTGGACCCGTATTCTGGTCGCTATCCCGGTTGGGCTGGTGGCCTCGCTGGTGACGCTGGCCTTTCGTGAAGCGATAGCCCTGCTTAATGGCCTGCTATTCGGTGGACAGGCTGATATTACCGAGGCGATACGGGTTTATCCCTGGTACTGCTGGCCGCTGATTGTCGGCGTTGGTGGTCTGATTGCCGGGTTCTTTCTGCGCTATGCCACGGCGATTGAGCAAAAGCAGACGCTGCGCACCGATTATCTGGACGTGATCAACGCCCGGCTGGATGCGGTGCCGGCCCGTACCTCGTTGTTTCGCGGGCTTTCTTCCCTTGCCAGTATTAGCAGCGGGGCATCCATTGGACGGGAAGGACCAATGGTGCAGCTTTCTGCACTGAGTGGGAGTCTGATGGGGCGCTGGCTGTTTAAAAAGCTGGCGTTGAAAAATAGCGATGTGGTGGCGATGGCCGCCGCCGCCGGCTTGTCTTCGGTTTATCATGCGCCGCTGGCTTCGGCGATATTCGTCGCGGAAATCGCTTTCGGGATCGCGGCAATGCAGCGGTTGATCCCGCTGATTATCTCTTCCGGCGTAGCGGTATTGACCATGTGGTCGCTGGGTCACGGTTCGGCTATCTACCCGTTTTCCCACGGCCAGTTTGAACTGACGCCGGGCAACATGGCGTTGACCATTGCCATTGGGCTGCTGGCAGGTTTGCTGGGCTGGGGGATGACCGCGCTGATAAGCCACAGCAAACGGCTGTTCGCCCCGCTGCGTTGTCTGCCGCTGCGTCTGGGCCTTGGTGGCCTGCTGGTTGGGGGGCTGGCTGTCGGCAGTAGCCAGATCCTTGGCAACGGCTATGAGGTGATTGTGCGCATTATGGCTGGCGGTTTCCTGTTGCCGATGCTGCTGACGTTGCTGTTGCTTAAAATGCTGGCAACGGCAATTTCCGTCGGTTCCGGTGCCGTGGGTGGGCTGTTTACTCCGGCACTGTTGATCGGTGCATTGATGGGCAGCGTGGTAGCGCTGCTGGCGGTAAAAGCCGGGCTGCCTGTAAGTAACGTTGCGGTGTTTGCGGCGATCGGCATGGGCGCGCTGCTGGCCGCGGTCAGTCAGGCACCGTTGATGGCGATGCTGATGGTACTGGAGATGACGCTAAACAGCAGCCTGTTATTCCCGGCGATGATCGCCAGCGTACTGGCTTCGATGACGGTGTATCGCCTGCACTCCGGCAGCACCTATGCCGTTGTCAGCAGTCATTTTAGCCGCTCGGACGCCAAGTTCGACTTCGACAATGGCGTTGTATCACAATTTATTGTTTCCGGCGCGGCGTTGACACCGCAGGACTCGGTGGGGAAAGCGTTGGCGGTCAGCTCACTGAAGCGTGAGCGCTTTGTATATGTGATCGATGACCAGGGGCAGTTCCTCGGCGCCGTTTCAATTCACGATATCTCCCACAAGGTGCTGGATAAGGAGATCGCGCTGACCTCCCCGGTTAGTTGCGTGATGGATGCGCATTTCCCCATTATTTATGCCGGGCAGACCATCAGAGAAGGGTGGGAAGCTTTCGCTCAGGTCACGCTGGAGCGCCTGCCGGTACTGAATAATGCGCAGGAAAAAAAGTATCTCGGCGCGCTGACAAAAACCAGCCTTATTCAGCAGGCGCAGGATTTTATCTGA
- a CDS encoding NADPH-dependent 2,4-dienoyl-CoA reductase produces the protein MSASLFTPLDLGFTQLKNRFLMGSMHTGLEEHPDGPARLAAFYAERARAGVALIVTGGIAPAVEGVVSAGASVLNAPSQLAPHRLVTDAVHRAGGKIAMQILHAGRYSFQPRLVAPSAIQAPVNPFCPRQLSHTDILRLIADYARCAALARQAGYDGVEIMGSEGYLINQFLVEHTNQRNDEWGGDEVRRQRFALAILRAVRAATGPAFIIIFRLSMLDLVEQGSTLDHTIRLAQALEQQGATLLNTGIGWHEARIPTIATSVPRAAFAWVTQILRPHVNIPLIATNRINHPAVAQALLDEGCADMVSMARPFLADAEFVLKASEGRSDEINTCIGCNQACLDRVFVGELTSCLVNPRACHETVLVSRPARQRKNLAVVGAGPAGLAFAVNAAARGHAVTLFDAHAEIGGQFNIARQIPGKEEFSETLRYFRRQLALHGITQRLNHRVKPEDVIGFDEVVLATGIVPRTPDIPGIGHPSVLSYLDVIGDKKPLGQRVAIIGAGGVGFDTAEYLAVSGPSPSLDISRFCQEWGIDRSLKQPGGLLPAQPPRHARQIWLLQRKEGKPGAGLAKTTGWIHRASLQKHGVEMWGGVRYQRIDDDGLHIVRNGEPQLLAVDNVVICAGQDTQRELEKDLLAFGLPLHIIGGADVAAELDARRAIAQGTRLGLAI, from the coding sequence ATGAGCGCATCACTGTTTACCCCGCTGGACCTGGGTTTCACCCAGCTTAAAAACCGTTTTCTGATGGGATCGATGCATACCGGGCTGGAAGAGCATCCTGACGGGCCTGCAAGGCTGGCGGCATTCTATGCCGAGCGCGCCCGCGCCGGGGTGGCGTTGATCGTGACCGGCGGTATTGCGCCAGCGGTGGAAGGCGTGGTCAGCGCCGGGGCGTCAGTGCTGAATGCCCCTTCACAGCTGGCACCGCATCGCCTGGTGACCGATGCAGTGCACCGGGCCGGGGGGAAAATCGCCATGCAGATCCTGCACGCCGGGCGCTACAGTTTTCAGCCCAGGCTGGTCGCCCCGTCCGCGATCCAGGCGCCAGTCAACCCGTTTTGCCCGCGTCAGCTAAGCCATACAGACATTTTGCGTCTGATTGCTGATTACGCTCGCTGCGCTGCGCTGGCCAGGCAGGCAGGCTACGATGGCGTGGAAATAATGGGTTCTGAAGGCTATTTAATTAACCAGTTCCTTGTGGAGCATACTAATCAGCGCAACGACGAATGGGGCGGCGATGAAGTACGCCGCCAGCGTTTTGCGCTGGCGATCCTCAGGGCGGTGCGCGCAGCTACCGGGCCGGCGTTTATCATCATCTTCCGCCTGTCGATGCTGGACCTGGTGGAACAGGGCAGCACGCTGGATCACACTATCCGCCTGGCACAAGCGCTGGAACAGCAGGGCGCCACGCTGCTCAATACCGGTATCGGCTGGCATGAAGCGCGTATCCCGACGATTGCCACCTCGGTGCCGCGTGCTGCCTTTGCCTGGGTAACGCAAATTCTCAGGCCGCATGTCAACATCCCGCTGATTGCCACCAACCGCATCAATCATCCTGCTGTCGCCCAGGCGCTGCTCGATGAAGGCTGTGCCGATATGGTGTCAATGGCGCGCCCGTTTCTCGCCGACGCCGAGTTCGTGCTGAAAGCCAGCGAGGGGCGCAGCGACGAAATTAATACCTGCATCGGCTGCAATCAGGCCTGCCTCGATCGCGTCTTCGTCGGTGAACTCACTTCTTGCCTGGTCAACCCGCGCGCCTGCCACGAAACGGTACTGGTCAGCCGCCCGGCGCGCCAGCGGAAAAATCTGGCGGTGGTCGGTGCCGGGCCGGCCGGGCTGGCGTTTGCCGTTAACGCCGCGGCACGCGGACATGCGGTCACGCTGTTTGATGCGCACGCGGAAATCGGCGGCCAGTTTAATATCGCCCGGCAAATTCCCGGTAAAGAAGAATTTAGCGAAACGCTGCGCTACTTTCGCCGCCAGCTGGCGCTTCACGGCATCACCCAACGGCTCAACCACCGCGTAAAACCAGAGGATGTAATCGGCTTCGATGAAGTAGTGCTGGCAACCGGGATCGTGCCACGCACGCCGGACATTCCGGGGATCGGTCATCCTTCGGTACTCAGTTATCTGGACGTGATTGGCGATAAAAAGCCGCTGGGCCAGCGCGTAGCCATTATCGGTGCCGGGGGCGTTGGCTTCGATACAGCTGAATACCTCGCCGTCAGCGGCCCGTCACCCAGTCTGGATATCAGCCGCTTTTGTCAGGAATGGGGCATCGACCGCAGCCTGAAGCAGCCGGGGGGGCTGCTGCCCGCGCAGCCCCCCCGGCATGCACGTCAGATCTGGCTGTTGCAGCGCAAAGAGGGCAAACCCGGTGCCGGGCTGGCGAAAACCACCGGCTGGATCCACCGCGCCAGCCTGCAAAAGCATGGGGTAGAGATGTGGGGCGGCGTACGCTATCAACGCATTGACGACGATGGCCTGCATATTGTCCGCAACGGCGAACCGCAGCTGCTGGCGGTCGATAATGTGGTGATCTGCGCCGGGCAGGATACGCAGCGGGAACTGGAAAAGGATCTGCTGGCTTTTGGTCTGCCGCTCCATATCATCGGCGGGGCAGATGTTGCCGCCGAACTTGATGCACGGCGGGCCATTGCCCAGGGCACCCGGCTTGGTTTAGCGATTTGA
- a CDS encoding HAD family hydrolase: MNITSLTVIFDIDGVIVDSEKLHYEVLQAWVPGQIQHYTPQQLIGLSLEETLSFIGIAACSHPDIIARVVDTYKDLLTPQALRPGVRDLIHRLHRQGIAFGFVSTAPRHICLANLALLQLDAPVQLIGGDDIARTKPFPDPYLEMLSRLNADAKKTVVIEDTDLGIAAAHQAGIAQIYAWPHALSDQQQYLQASAVIASLQDIAEFSQLNLIQ, from the coding sequence GTGAACATAACTTCTCTGACCGTGATTTTTGATATTGACGGTGTGATCGTTGATAGCGAAAAGCTGCATTACGAGGTGCTGCAAGCATGGGTACCCGGGCAGATTCAGCATTATACGCCGCAGCAGCTTATAGGACTTAGCCTTGAGGAAACGCTCAGCTTTATCGGTATCGCCGCTTGTTCCCATCCCGATATCATTGCGCGGGTGGTTGATACCTATAAAGACCTGCTCACCCCACAGGCCTTGCGCCCGGGCGTGCGCGATCTGATCCACAGGCTGCATCGGCAGGGCATCGCTTTTGGCTTTGTTTCCACCGCGCCACGGCATATATGCCTGGCTAATCTGGCGCTGCTCCAGCTGGATGCGCCCGTCCAGCTGATTGGAGGAGACGACATCGCGCGTACCAAGCCGTTCCCCGATCCCTATCTGGAGATGCTCAGCCGACTCAACGCCGATGCAAAGAAAACGGTGGTGATTGAAGATACTGACCTGGGCATTGCGGCGGCTCATCAGGCAGGTATCGCGCAGATATATGCATGGCCTCATGCGCTCTCTGACCAGCAGCAATATCTGCAAGCTTCTGCGGTCATTGCCTCTCTGCAAGATATCGCTGAATTCTCTCAGCTAAACTTAATTCAATGA
- a CDS encoding zinc-dependent alcohol dehydrogenase has protein sequence MQALKYIRPWHVEIADIPPLTCSAPDDVIVDVDVCGICGTDVGIISGDYPVALTGTTLGHETSGVVTSVGESVTQFKVGDRVVVNPTYSCQQCRMCQTGNPNHCEMKIGTEAGVSADGAFAGQYRAKEGFLRKLDDHVSMQAATLTEPLSCTITGVDKLAITHTNIRAAVAGAGPMGMLYLWVLHQRGVEALMVEKNPHRYQFARNNLPPAARIYDDFEQALEQKYGSRNGQIDLVVDTTGQLTELVFEHLAPGGKLLNVALKDKHATLDILKIADKSLSVIGSIDSLNNSFERAYLMIRDGLIPADRLISHEIDFADYQYAFRRVGCDIANKTMAPPEAANCKVLIRMGKRN, from the coding sequence ATGCAGGCGCTTAAATATATCCGTCCATGGCATGTTGAAATTGCTGATATACCGCCGCTGACGTGTTCAGCACCGGATGATGTGATTGTCGACGTCGACGTCTGTGGCATTTGTGGTACTGACGTTGGCATCATTAGCGGCGATTATCCTGTAGCGCTGACAGGTACCACGCTTGGGCATGAAACCAGCGGCGTGGTGACCAGCGTGGGTGAAAGCGTCACTCAGTTTAAAGTGGGTGATCGAGTGGTTGTCAATCCGACTTACTCCTGTCAGCAATGCCGGATGTGCCAGACCGGTAACCCTAACCATTGTGAAATGAAGATCGGCACTGAAGCCGGCGTATCTGCTGATGGGGCTTTTGCAGGTCAGTATCGCGCGAAGGAAGGTTTTTTACGTAAGCTGGATGACCATGTCAGCATGCAGGCGGCAACGCTTACCGAACCGTTAAGCTGCACGATTACCGGGGTGGATAAGCTGGCAATAACCCACACCAATATCCGTGCAGCCGTCGCCGGTGCCGGTCCAATGGGGATGCTCTATTTATGGGTACTGCATCAGCGCGGCGTCGAGGCATTGATGGTAGAAAAGAATCCTCACCGTTATCAGTTTGCCCGTAATAATCTGCCACCTGCCGCGCGCATTTATGACGATTTTGAGCAGGCTCTTGAACAGAAATACGGATCCCGCAACGGCCAGATCGACCTTGTGGTCGATACCACCGGCCAGTTGACCGAACTGGTTTTCGAGCATCTTGCTCCCGGCGGCAAATTATTGAACGTGGCGCTAAAGGATAAACACGCAACCCTCGACATACTGAAAATTGCCGATAAGAGCCTGTCAGTGATCGGTTCGATTGATTCTCTGAACAATAGCTTTGAACGCGCCTACCTTATGATCCGTGATGGGTTGATCCCCGCCGATCGTCTGATAAGCCATGAAATCGACTTTGCCGATTACCAATATGCTTTCCGACGGGTTGGCTGCGACATTGCCAATAAGACAATGGCCCCGCCAGAAGCAGCAAATTGTAAAGTACTGATACGAATGGGTAAAAGGAATTAA